Proteins from a single region of Rhodovibrio salinarum DSM 9154:
- a CDS encoding NnrS family protein has protein sequence MAQTDTIASAHTIPLLDRGFRPFFFGAGLWAALAILMWSATLGHGLQLPTAFAPVTWHAHAMLFGFLGAALAGFLTTAVPNWTGRPALRGAPLAALAGLWGLGRVACLTSGIVGAVPAAVVDVGFFVALGVIVLREVLAAGNRRNLLVVVGISGVALANLLVHLGPIAGVDRGYGIRLGVGMFALLIVLIGGRIVPVFTRNWLQSHGSPRLPAMWGRYDSLTALATVVAVLAWTLLPDTRVTGGVMFGVGLLNAGRVARWCAWQAWREPLILVLHLGYAWLAAGFLLLGLQMLVPGLLGTSAVHALTAGAMGTMVLAVMTRATRGHTGRALSADVPTVLLFVALTLAVLLRLAAPLVPQLFLVLLGAAALAWAAAFGGFVLFYAPMLFGSGKS, from the coding sequence ATGGCCCAGACCGACACCATTGCGTCCGCGCACACGATACCGCTGCTTGATCGCGGCTTCCGGCCGTTCTTCTTTGGCGCTGGGCTCTGGGCTGCGCTCGCGATCTTGATGTGGAGTGCGACGCTCGGCCATGGGCTGCAGCTGCCGACGGCGTTCGCGCCGGTGACGTGGCACGCCCATGCCATGCTGTTTGGTTTCTTGGGCGCCGCGCTGGCCGGCTTCCTGACCACGGCGGTGCCGAACTGGACCGGACGGCCGGCGCTGCGTGGGGCCCCATTGGCCGCATTGGCAGGGTTGTGGGGGCTTGGACGGGTGGCGTGCCTGACATCCGGGATCGTCGGTGCGGTGCCGGCAGCGGTCGTCGATGTCGGCTTCTTCGTTGCTCTGGGAGTCATCGTGCTGCGGGAAGTGTTGGCTGCCGGCAATCGGCGGAACCTGCTTGTGGTCGTGGGGATATCGGGCGTCGCGCTCGCCAACCTTCTGGTTCATCTGGGCCCGATTGCCGGGGTGGATCGGGGGTATGGCATCCGCCTGGGCGTGGGGATGTTCGCGCTGTTGATCGTGCTGATCGGGGGGCGGATCGTGCCGGTGTTTACCCGCAACTGGCTGCAATCGCACGGTAGTCCTCGTCTACCCGCGATGTGGGGACGCTACGACAGCCTCACGGCGCTCGCGACGGTCGTGGCCGTGCTGGCTTGGACCCTCCTGCCGGACACGCGTGTGACCGGCGGGGTGATGTTCGGCGTCGGTCTTTTAAACGCAGGCCGGGTGGCGCGCTGGTGTGCCTGGCAGGCGTGGCGGGAGCCGCTGATCCTGGTTCTGCATCTCGGTTACGCGTGGCTCGCGGCCGGATTTCTGCTGCTTGGCCTGCAGATGCTTGTACCCGGTCTACTCGGTACCAGTGCTGTGCACGCGCTGACCGCAGGCGCGATGGGAACCATGGTACTGGCCGTCATGACGCGTGCCACCCGCGGGCACACCGGCCGGGCGCTGAGCGCCGATGTGCCAACGGTTCTGCTGTTCGTTGCGCTTACCCTGGCCGTGCTGCTTCGGTTGGCCGCACCGCTCGTTCCGCAGTTGTTCCTGGTGCTGCTGGGCGCG